One genomic segment of Candidatus Nomurabacteria bacterium includes these proteins:
- a CDS encoding MBL fold metallo-hydrolase, protein MKIKKLGFITFRFSCEEIDIITDPLLSEEAGVTIGKTTGEVVLFTGEKYIGSHSVIEDSGYKKIEPKKRESLHEITSPGEYELGGVLIRRPQGTDFYILDEKDVRVVYVGEISKSIAVEQFADLGDVDLLILPVGDAEVFPNFDKLEKIISKVDPTYMIPCGYKESGLKGDFASLKGVDEFIKQFGYTHVTNDNKFVLSSGTEQESKVIEIVVLD, encoded by the coding sequence ATGAAGATCAAGAAATTAGGATTCATAACATTTAGATTTAGTTGTGAAGAGATAGATATCATCACCGATCCGTTACTTTCCGAGGAAGCCGGAGTGACTATAGGAAAGACTACGGGAGAGGTTGTCCTATTCACAGGAGAGAAATACATCGGATCACATAGTGTGATAGAGGATTCCGGTTACAAGAAGATAGAACCCAAAAAGAGAGAGTCATTGCATGAGATCACAAGCCCTGGAGAATATGAACTCGGAGGGGTGCTGATCAGACGTCCACAAGGAACAGACTTCTATATCTTAGATGAGAAAGATGTACGAGTAGTTTATGTGGGTGAGATATCTAAATCTATAGCAGTAGAACAGTTTGCAGATCTTGGGGATGTTGACCTTCTGATCCTACCAGTCGGTGATGCAGAGGTGTTTCCAAATTTTGATAAATTAGAGAAGATCATCAGTAAGGTCGACCCGACATATATGATACCTTGCGGATATAAAGAGAGTGGACTCAAGGGGGACTTTGCTTCCTTGAAGGGAGTTGATGAATTCATCAAACAGTTTGGATATACCCATGTGACAAATGATAATAAGTTCGTTCTCTCATCGGGAACTGAGCAGGAGAGTAAGGTGATAGAAATAGTGGTACTTGATTGA
- a CDS encoding metal-sensitive transcriptional regulator — protein sequence MPRKGPSSMIDRLHRIEGQIRGVEKLLQNEEPNEKVIPQIQAVMSSLESVKLELVKEQVRQSILSNLDEAVSLLK from the coding sequence ATGCCAAGAAAAGGACCCTCGTCAATGATTGATAGATTACATAGGATAGAAGGACAGATCAGAGGGGTAGAAAAGCTTTTGCAAAACGAAGAACCGAACGAGAAAGTTATCCCCCAGATACAGGCTGTGATGTCTTCACTAGAGAGTGTTAAGCTGGAGCTTGTCAAAGAGCAGGTGAGGCAAAGCATACTTTCAAACCTCGACGAAGCAGTTAGTCTGCTTAAATAA
- the rpmE gene encoding 50S ribosomal protein L31 → MKKDIHPKYNHNVKVTCSCGNTFVTGSILDEITTELCSKCHPFFTGEQKIVDTDNLVAKFEEKRSKAQDSFRSKRQKMQERKNKLQKLDEKSSASAGLTLRDMLENIGK, encoded by the coding sequence ATGAAAAAAGATATCCATCCCAAGTACAACCACAACGTAAAAGTGACTTGCTCCTGCGGTAATACATTTGTTACCGGTTCTATACTGGATGAGATCACGACCGAGCTATGCTCCAAATGTCATCCCTTTTTCACCGGTGAGCAAAAGATCGTTGATACAGACAACTTGGTTGCCAAGTTTGAAGAGAAACGAAGCAAAGCCCAAGACTCGTTCAGGTCAAAGAGACAAAAAATGCAGGAAAGAAAGAACAAACTTCAAAAACTCGACGAGAAGAGCTCAGCATCTGCAGGTCTCACACTACGAGATATGTTGGAGAATATTGGCAAGTAG
- the prfA gene encoding peptide chain release factor 1: MLDIPYLQNNYQLAPLTQQKKELEDRMAVAHQTGDDMSFLSSELNYLSNRHKLYTQLNSLIEQYKQAEQLETSEDAELQELAIAELRSIPEMINGIVEQIDEIEIAKELADPDDSRSVIIEIRAGAGGEEASLFGADLFRMYTNYATSQGWSVELIDASLSESGGYKEVVGHIKGEGVYEKLKYESGVHRVQRIPVTESGGRIHTSTASVAILPEAKEIEIDIKPEDLKIEIMRASGAGGQKVNKTSSAIRITHLPSGIVVSCQETKVQAQNKEKAMQILNARLYEQKRQEMQDERSGMRSSQIGGAKRSEKIRTYNYPQSRITDHRIKTSWHDLEGILNGNIDEMLEDLHREITSLQLLEIKKQRIKEQGKSN, from the coding sequence ATGCTTGATATTCCCTATTTACAAAATAACTATCAACTTGCCCCACTTACCCAGCAAAAAAAAGAGCTGGAGGATCGAATGGCTGTAGCACACCAGACCGGTGATGATATGTCGTTCCTTTCTTCTGAACTCAACTATCTATCAAATAGACATAAATTGTATACACAGTTGAATTCACTGATCGAGCAGTACAAACAAGCAGAGCAGTTAGAAACATCCGAAGATGCAGAACTACAAGAATTGGCTATAGCAGAACTCCGATCCATCCCAGAAATGATCAATGGCATAGTGGAACAGATCGATGAGATAGAAATTGCAAAGGAACTAGCCGACCCTGATGACAGTCGATCGGTCATCATAGAGATCAGAGCTGGTGCAGGAGGAGAAGAAGCATCGCTTTTTGGTGCAGATCTTTTCAGGATGTATACAAACTATGCAACCTCCCAAGGATGGAGTGTTGAACTCATTGACGCTAGTCTAAGTGAATCAGGAGGATATAAAGAGGTCGTAGGACATATAAAAGGAGAAGGAGTTTATGAGAAATTAAAGTACGAAAGCGGTGTCCATAGAGTACAACGTATACCAGTAACTGAATCAGGTGGAAGGATCCATACATCGACAGCATCCGTTGCAATATTACCAGAAGCAAAAGAGATCGAGATCGACATCAAGCCCGAAGACCTAAAGATCGAGATCATGCGAGCATCCGGAGCAGGAGGACAGAAGGTAAATAAAACATCTTCTGCTATTCGTATAACTCATTTGCCATCAGGCATCGTTGTAAGTTGTCAGGAAACAAAGGTTCAAGCTCAGAACAAGGAAAAGGCTATGCAGATACTCAATGCGAGACTATACGAACAGAAGAGGCAAGAGATGCAGGATGAGCGTTCGGGGATGCGCAGTTCACAGATCGGTGGTGCAAAAAGATCGGAGAAGATCCGTACATACAATTACCCCCAGAGTCGTATCACTGACCACAGGATCAAAACATCATGGCATGACCTAGAAGGCATCCTGAACGGCAATATCGACGAGATGCTTGAAGACCTACATAGAGAGATAACTTCGCTTCAATTATTGGAGATAAAGAAGCAAAGGATAAAAGAACAGGGAAAGTCGAATTAA
- a CDS encoding peptide chain release factor N(5)-glutamine methyltransferase, with protein sequence MIDIPPSKKSTSPVNDLHSIIKLLSDIDYPDPIRVGKVIHRYIENYPHLETEVLARLRSDEPYEKIVGSAEFSGLEFAVNKDVLIPRSESEVLVEHALVDLLHLHPKPPHPTICIDVGTGSGNLIITMAKRYIEETSDQHQKFNNDPLLNFLGVDISNEALDVALSNASTIFEGEGIVNFAESDLLEDVSFDPSAQLIIMANLPYVTESEFPDLDPSVRNFDPKISLVGEDTDGLGHYRRLLIHLSELNNDWIVHFEMDPSQVTDLIGWLWLSGIAGISVETYHDQYEKVRFIRLEKQK encoded by the coding sequence ATGATAGATATTCCTCCATCTAAAAAGAGTACCTCACCAGTGAACGACCTACACTCTATCATCAAACTACTATCAGATATCGATTATCCTGATCCTATACGGGTTGGCAAGGTGATACACCGTTACATTGAGAATTATCCACATTTAGAAACAGAGGTTCTTGCAAGACTACGAAGTGATGAACCTTATGAAAAGATCGTCGGATCAGCTGAATTCTCAGGGCTTGAATTTGCCGTGAATAAAGATGTACTTATTCCACGTTCAGAATCTGAGGTCTTAGTTGAACACGCACTGGTAGATCTGCTTCATCTTCATCCAAAACCACCACACCCAACTATATGTATAGATGTGGGTACAGGAAGTGGTAACCTCATCATCACTATGGCAAAAAGATATATTGAGGAAACTTCTGACCAGCATCAAAAATTTAATAATGACCCTCTGTTGAACTTTTTGGGAGTCGATATTAGCAACGAAGCTCTTGATGTAGCACTTTCAAATGCATCAACCATATTTGAAGGTGAAGGTATTGTCAATTTCGCAGAGAGTGACCTTTTAGAAGATGTTTCTTTTGACCCATCAGCTCAGCTTATCATCATGGCTAACCTACCCTATGTGACAGAGAGTGAATTTCCAGATCTCGATCCCTCTGTCAGGAATTTCGACCCCAAAATATCACTGGTTGGAGAAGATACAGATGGCTTGGGACACTATCGAAGATTACTGATCCACCTCTCAGAATTGAATAATGATTGGATCGTACATTTTGAGATGGATCCTTCTCAGGTGACTGATCTGATCGGTTGGCTCTGGTTATCCGGGATCGCCGGTATATCAGTAGAAACTTATCATGATCAATACGAAAAGGTTCGATTTATTCGACTTGAAAAGCAGAAGTGA
- a CDS encoding dCTP deaminase, protein MILSDRTIKEKLKSGEIAIEPFTPENLQPASYDLTLGTKALVFDITNHTEIDVKKPTEDLMRELDINQFGSLVVHPGEFVLSNVAEIVGVDASHVARLEGKSSLGRLGLIVHATAGFLDPGNKLRMTLEISNIGALPVRLYPGMKIAQIAFEQLDQPSEKPYGSKELNSKYLGDMTVKASQIHKNF, encoded by the coding sequence ATGATACTATCCGACAGAACAATTAAAGAGAAGTTGAAAAGTGGTGAGATAGCGATCGAACCCTTTACACCTGAAAATCTCCAACCTGCTTCGTATGATCTGACATTAGGCACAAAAGCTTTGGTGTTCGATATCACCAACCATACAGAGATAGATGTCAAAAAACCAACCGAAGATCTCATGAGAGAATTAGACATCAATCAGTTTGGCTCTCTAGTGGTACATCCTGGTGAGTTCGTGCTTTCAAATGTTGCTGAAATTGTTGGAGTTGATGCCTCGCATGTAGCTCGGCTTGAAGGTAAAAGCTCTCTTGGTCGATTAGGACTTATCGTACATGCTACTGCTGGTTTCTTGGATCCAGGAAACAAACTACGCATGACACTAGAGATAAGTAACATCGGAGCACTTCCTGTGCGCCTATACCCAGGTATGAAGATTGCCCAGATCGCATTCGAACAGTTAGATCAACCTAGTGAGAAGCCCTACGGTTCAAAAGAACTAAACAGCAAGTACTTAGGTGATATGACTGTAAAAGCTAGCCAGATCCACAAGAATTTCTAA
- a CDS encoding ribonucleotide-diphosphate reductase subunit beta, producing the protein MLLQKVKLHQDPQLDKIEYQWAYDLLEQAVANTWFPHEVPLMEDLADWRTMSDEEREAVTLFMGFFNPAEFRVNQSIVMGMMPYLSAPEVTMYLTRQMWEEVNHSMSFEYVLQTFPIDRKRAFSLHEDLPSMKAKEDFLLDHVSALRGGEIDISSESGIQTFVKNIVATNIITEGIWFYSGFMLGLSFRQRNLLKNFANLVDWIVRDESLHLKFGINLVLTILEEHPEIVTEEFADEVREMIIKAVQLESKYTEQLLPNGILGLNADYVMQYVKYIADRRLEELGFDTEFNVGNPAKWMGTANDTLELVNFFETVNTNYEVNNG; encoded by the coding sequence ATGCTGTTACAAAAAGTAAAATTACATCAAGACCCCCAACTTGATAAGATCGAATATCAGTGGGCATATGATCTTCTTGAGCAGGCTGTCGCAAATACATGGTTTCCACACGAAGTCCCTCTGATGGAAGACCTCGCCGATTGGAGGACTATGTCAGATGAGGAACGAGAGGCTGTAACACTGTTCATGGGATTTTTTAATCCTGCCGAATTTCGGGTCAATCAGTCAATTGTCATGGGTATGATGCCATATCTGTCAGCCCCTGAGGTCACGATGTATCTGACACGTCAGATGTGGGAGGAGGTTAATCATTCGATGTCATTTGAGTATGTTCTACAAACATTTCCTATCGATAGAAAAAGAGCTTTCTCTCTACATGAAGATCTACCTAGTATGAAAGCAAAAGAGGATTTTCTGCTTGATCATGTAAGTGCACTAAGAGGAGGGGAGATAGATATCAGTTCTGAGAGTGGTATCCAAACATTCGTCAAAAATATCGTTGCTACTAATATCATTACCGAAGGTATCTGGTTTTATAGTGGATTTATGCTGGGATTGAGCTTTAGACAGAGGAATCTTCTGAAGAATTTCGCAAATCTTGTGGATTGGATCGTCAGGGATGAGAGTCTCCATCTGAAATTCGGTATAAACCTAGTACTAACGATCTTGGAAGAACATCCAGAGATCGTGACAGAAGAGTTTGCCGATGAAGTTAGAGAAATGATAATCAAAGCGGTTCAGTTGGAATCTAAGTACACTGAGCAGTTACTTCCAAACGGGATTCTCGGGTTAAATGCTGATTATGTGATGCAATATGTGAAGTATATCGCTGATAGGAGATTAGAAGAGCTTGGGTTTGATACTGAGTTCAATGTCGGTAATCCCGCAAAATGGATGGGTACAGCAAACGATACATTAGAACTGGTAAATTTCTTTGAAACTGTCAACACAAATTATGAAGTGAATAATGGTTGA